A genomic window from Chitinophaga pollutisoli includes:
- a CDS encoding RNA polymerase sigma factor — MALEQNERIQRTVEKERQRLLQFIRKRVDDSADAEDILQDVLFQFTQYLRGGSPIESLTGWLFAVARNRITDWFRKKKEDRFSDHALEGADGDGPLYLSDILADSGSKTDEPMLRKFMSEAITEAIDELPEDQRFVFLQHEVEGKPFKEIAEMTGVPVNTLLSRKRYAVLYLRERLAQLYNELKNA, encoded by the coding sequence ATGGCCCTGGAACAAAACGAACGTATACAGCGTACGGTGGAAAAAGAACGCCAACGGCTCCTGCAATTCATCCGCAAGCGGGTGGACGACAGCGCCGACGCGGAAGATATTCTGCAGGATGTACTTTTCCAGTTCACCCAGTACCTCCGCGGAGGGTCACCCATTGAATCCCTCACCGGCTGGCTATTTGCCGTCGCCCGAAACCGTATAACAGACTGGTTCAGGAAAAAGAAGGAAGACCGCTTCTCCGACCACGCACTCGAGGGCGCGGATGGCGACGGCCCCCTTTACCTATCCGACATCCTGGCGGATTCCGGTTCCAAAACCGACGAACCCATGCTCCGCAAGTTCATGTCGGAAGCTATCACGGAAGCGATCGACGAACTGCCGGAAGATCAACGGTTTGTGTTTTTGCAGCATGAAGTGGAAGGGAAACCGTTCAAAGAAATAGCGGAAATGACAGGCGTGCCCGTGAACACGCTGCTGTCCCGCAAAAGATACGCCGTGCTGTACCTCCGGGAAAGGCTCGCGCAATTGTACAACGAATTGAAAAACGCATAA
- a CDS encoding cation diffusion facilitator family transporter yields the protein MHDHDHSHTLHAGQLNRAFLIGIGLNGMFVVVEAAAGLATGSLALLSDAGHNLSDVASLGLSMVAFRLARIPPGSKYTYGYRKSTILISLLNAVILLVAVGAIGYEAVHRLQNPVPLQGGTVAVVAGVGIAVNTVSALLFLKDKDKDLNIKGAYLHLVADALVSLGTVIAGLLMLFTGWYWLDAVVSLFVMAVIVYGTWGLMNDSLRLSMDGVPAGITVEKVREQAREIPGVVDLHHVHIWAVSTTENALTAHVTIAPGLSAGEVDRVKHDLKHLLASLNIVHATLETENTHTDKDVGF from the coding sequence ATGCACGACCACGATCACTCCCATACACTGCACGCCGGCCAGCTGAACCGCGCCTTCCTTATCGGGATCGGCCTGAACGGGATGTTCGTGGTTGTGGAAGCCGCCGCCGGTCTCGCCACGGGCTCGCTGGCGCTGCTGTCGGACGCGGGGCACAACCTCAGCGATGTGGCCAGCCTGGGGCTGTCGATGGTGGCCTTCCGGCTGGCGCGCATCCCGCCCGGCTCAAAGTATACGTACGGCTACCGGAAAAGTACCATCCTCATTTCCCTTTTAAATGCCGTGATCCTGCTGGTGGCCGTGGGCGCCATCGGTTACGAGGCAGTCCACCGGCTGCAAAACCCGGTACCGTTGCAGGGTGGAACGGTGGCTGTAGTGGCCGGCGTGGGTATCGCCGTCAATACCGTTTCTGCGCTGCTGTTCCTGAAAGATAAAGATAAAGACCTGAATATTAAGGGAGCATACCTCCACCTGGTCGCTGATGCGCTCGTTTCGCTGGGCACCGTCATCGCCGGGCTGCTCATGCTCTTCACCGGGTGGTATTGGCTCGACGCCGTTGTAAGCCTGTTCGTTATGGCCGTGATCGTGTACGGCACCTGGGGACTGATGAATGACAGCCTCCGATTGTCGATGGACGGGGTTCCGGCGGGTATTACGGTAGAAAAGGTCCGGGAGCAGGCGCGGGAGATCCCGGGCGTGGTGGACCTGCATCATGTCCACATCTGGGCCGTCAGCACCACGGAAAATGCGCTCACCGCGCACGTGACCATCGCACCGGGGCTATCGGCCGGAGAGGTGGACAGGGTGAAGCACGACCTCAAGCATTTGCTAGCATCGCTCAATATCGTGCATGCCACATTGGAAACGGAGAATACGCATACCGACAAAGACGTCGGGTTCTGA
- the rsmG gene encoding 16S rRNA (guanine(527)-N(7))-methyltransferase RsmG, whose product MEQVLKYFSDFTPRQLEQFRLLEPLYREWNEKINVVSRKDIDSLYEKHVLHSLAIAAVADLPDGYQVVDLGTGGGFPGIPLAIFFPEVKFHLVDSIGKKLKVVEAVAEGLGLQNVTVQHTRVEDIKNRKFDLVVSRAVAPLIDLWRWSKPLVKKAGNGPTGLICLKGGDLAAEISESGVRPKMLPIYKIFPEEFFQEKYVVAVQ is encoded by the coding sequence ATGGAGCAAGTATTAAAGTATTTCAGTGATTTTACACCCCGGCAACTGGAGCAATTCCGGTTGCTGGAACCTTTATACCGGGAGTGGAACGAGAAGATCAATGTCGTTTCCCGGAAAGATATCGATTCCCTCTACGAAAAACACGTGCTGCACTCCCTCGCCATCGCCGCCGTGGCTGACCTGCCCGACGGCTACCAGGTGGTGGACCTCGGCACGGGGGGCGGCTTCCCCGGCATACCGCTCGCCATCTTCTTCCCGGAAGTGAAATTTCACCTGGTGGATTCCATCGGTAAAAAACTGAAAGTCGTGGAAGCGGTTGCGGAAGGTCTCGGTCTCCAGAACGTCACCGTCCAGCACACCCGCGTCGAGGATATCAAAAACCGGAAGTTCGACCTGGTGGTTTCCCGGGCAGTAGCGCCCCTTATAGATCTCTGGCGCTGGAGCAAACCCCTCGTCAAAAAAGCCGGAAACGGCCCCACCGGCCTCATCTGCCTCAAAGGCGGCGACCTGGCGGCAGAAATCAGCGAAAGCGGCGTCCGCCCCAAAATGTTGCCCATCTATAAAATCTTCCCCGAAGAATTTTTCCAGGAAAAGTACGTGGTGGCGGTACAGTAA